In Devosia chinhatensis, the following are encoded in one genomic region:
- a CDS encoding GGDEF domain-containing protein: MSNQEFTRALGYANAAFDLLKRSAIPPYPQFYELLYTYATGVNPSLNNRINAVFRSGVSPSTDLAEALYNEFLRSDLNERMSSVSERMHARIESVHDAIDAAMTTANAYSGSLQSATGDLERDLGGDAMRELASRLLFETRRMQDTNRELERKLEASRDDISALQRDLDDVRRESMLDPLTKIANRKSFDDGLADAIEEARQSGVPLCLMLVDIDHFKSFNDSYGHQTGDQVLRLVAMTLKSNIKGKDLAARYGGEEFVAILPSTDLKGAMIVAENIRKAIQAKELLKRSTNEKLGRITASFGVAGFKPSDNASSLIERADQCMYAAKRAGRNRVVSEDELIEITEMPAADVSAA, encoded by the coding sequence GTGTCGAACCAGGAATTCACGCGAGCGCTGGGCTATGCCAATGCTGCGTTTGACTTGCTCAAGCGCAGTGCCATTCCGCCTTACCCGCAATTTTACGAATTGCTCTACACCTATGCGACTGGCGTCAACCCTTCGCTGAACAATCGCATCAACGCGGTGTTCCGCAGTGGCGTGTCGCCTTCCACGGACCTGGCAGAAGCGCTCTATAACGAATTTCTGAGATCCGACCTCAACGAGCGCATGTCGAGCGTTTCCGAGCGCATGCATGCGCGTATCGAGTCGGTCCACGACGCGATTGATGCGGCCATGACGACGGCCAATGCCTATTCTGGTTCGCTCCAGTCAGCGACCGGCGACCTGGAGCGCGATCTGGGTGGCGATGCCATGCGTGAGCTGGCCAGCCGGCTGCTGTTCGAAACTCGTCGCATGCAGGACACCAATCGCGAACTCGAGCGCAAGCTCGAGGCATCGCGCGACGACATTTCCGCCCTGCAACGGGATCTGGATGACGTTCGGCGCGAATCCATGCTCGACCCGCTGACCAAGATCGCCAATCGCAAGAGCTTTGACGACGGACTGGCGGATGCCATCGAGGAAGCGCGCCAGAGCGGGGTGCCACTCTGCCTGATGCTGGTGGATATCGACCACTTCAAGAGCTTCAACGACAGTTATGGCCACCAGACCGGCGACCAGGTGTTGCGCCTCGTGGCGATGACGCTGAAATCGAACATCAAGGGCAAGGACCTTGCAGCGCGCTATGGCGGGGAGGAGTTCGTGGCCATCCTGCCATCGACCGACCTCAAGGGGGCGATGATCGTTGCCGAAAATATCCGCAAGGCTATCCAGGCCAAGGAATTGCTCAAGCGCTCCACGAACGAAAAACTGGGCCGCATCACTGCCTCGTTCGGCGTGGCCGGCTTCAAGCCGAGCGATAATGCCAGTTCGCTGATCGAACGCGCCGACCAGTGCATGTATGCGGCCAAGCGCGCCGGCCGGAACCGCGTGGTCAGCGAAGATGAGCTGATCGAGATTACCGAGATGCCGGCTGCCGACGTTTCGGCAGCCTGA
- a CDS encoding cysteine desulfurase, producing MTFDLQKIRADFPILSEEIHGKRLVYLDSGASAQKPVQVLERMDHAFRHEYANVHRGLHTLANRATEGYEAGRESVRRFLNAGRIEEIIFTKSATEAINLVASSFAGPRIGEGDEIVTTIMEHHSNIVPWHFHRERKGAVIKWIDVRDDGSLDLDAFEASLTDKTRIVAVTHMSNVLGTINPIKDMVAMAHARGIPVLVDGSQGAVHTKVDVQDLGADFYIMTGHKLYGPTGIGILYGKYDLLAEMQPYQGGGEMIETVTTEGITYNEPPHRFEAGTPPIVQAMGLGAALDYMESLDRDAIAAHEHEVAEYAHERLSRINSLRMIGTAPGKGGIFSFEIAGAHAHDVATILDRYGIAVRAGTHCAQPLLKRFGVTSTCRASFALYNGKDDVDALVDGIERAQKFFA from the coding sequence ATGACCTTCGACCTTCAAAAAATCCGCGCCGATTTCCCGATCCTGTCCGAAGAGATCCATGGCAAGCGCCTGGTCTATCTCGACAGCGGCGCGTCGGCACAGAAGCCAGTGCAGGTTCTCGAGCGCATGGACCACGCCTTCCGGCACGAATATGCCAATGTGCATCGCGGCCTCCATACCCTCGCCAACCGCGCCACCGAAGGCTATGAGGCCGGCCGCGAAAGCGTCCGCCGCTTCCTCAATGCCGGTCGGATCGAAGAAATCATTTTCACCAAGTCGGCTACCGAAGCCATCAATCTGGTGGCGTCCTCCTTTGCCGGCCCGCGCATCGGCGAGGGCGACGAGATCGTCACCACGATCATGGAACACCATTCCAATATCGTGCCCTGGCATTTTCACCGCGAGCGCAAGGGCGCGGTCATCAAGTGGATCGACGTCCGCGATGATGGCTCGCTCGACCTCGACGCCTTCGAGGCCTCGCTGACCGACAAGACTCGTATCGTCGCCGTTACGCATATGTCCAACGTCCTCGGAACCATCAATCCGATCAAGGACATGGTCGCCATGGCCCATGCGCGCGGTATTCCCGTGCTGGTCGATGGCAGCCAGGGCGCCGTGCACACCAAGGTGGACGTCCAGGACCTCGGTGCCGATTTCTACATCATGACCGGCCACAAGCTCTATGGCCCCACCGGCATCGGCATTCTCTACGGGAAATATGATCTGCTGGCCGAAATGCAGCCCTATCAGGGCGGCGGCGAGATGATCGAGACCGTCACGACCGAGGGTATTACCTACAACGAGCCGCCGCATCGCTTTGAGGCCGGCACGCCCCCCATTGTCCAGGCCATGGGCCTCGGGGCTGCGCTCGATTACATGGAAAGCCTCGACCGTGACGCCATAGCGGCTCACGAGCACGAGGTCGCCGAATATGCCCATGAGCGCCTCTCGCGCATCAACTCCCTGCGCATGATCGGCACCGCGCCCGGGAAGGGTGGCATTTTCTCCTTCGAGATAGCCGGGGCCCACGCCCATGACGTCGCCACCATTCTCGACCGCTACGGCATTGCCGTGCGTGCCGGCACTCATTGCGCCCAACCCTTGCTGAAACGCTTTGGTGTGACCTCTACCTGTCGGGCCTCCTTCGCCCTATATAACGGCAAGGATGACGTGGACGCGCTGGTGGACGGCATCGAGCGCGCACAGAAATTTTTCGCCTGA
- a CDS encoding DEAD/DEAH box helicase has protein sequence MASVSKLSGTTDLTDDFSGLGLSTKVTDAVTAAGYSKPTEIQAQAIPHLLQKKDLIGIAQTGTGKTASFVLPMLTLLENGRARARMPRTLILEPTRELAAQVSENFEKYGKNHRLSMALIIGGVSFEDQNKKLDRGVDVLIATPGRLLDQFDRGKILLTGVEILVIDEADRMLDMGFIDDIEKICSRLPPRRQTMLFSATMDPQIERLTKRFLKDPVHVQVSRTASTAETIDQKLVKVSSKPDEKRAALRARIDASEGLTNAIIFCNRKRDVATLARSLQRHGYSAGSLHGDMDQKSRMETLDAFKTNKLTLLVASDVAARGLDIPAVSHVFNFDVPVHAEDYVHRIGRTGRAGRKGVAYTFVAPADGKHLDAILNLIQKPIEWLDVGKTAAVDEDDAADEKPSVKRPTRRTRGSKPKPDVETENVAAAAEPAEKSQSRQRPEQDKPKSDNRRRAKRREDEIEDAPGDGPFGSAGPVPAFLLRPTRLS, from the coding sequence ATGGCATCGGTATCAAAGTTGAGTGGAACGACCGACTTGACCGACGACTTTTCCGGACTGGGACTCTCCACCAAGGTCACCGATGCCGTGACCGCAGCCGGCTATTCCAAGCCGACCGAAATCCAGGCCCAAGCCATTCCGCACCTTCTGCAGAAGAAGGATCTCATCGGCATTGCCCAGACCGGCACTGGCAAGACTGCCTCGTTTGTGCTGCCGATGCTGACGCTGCTCGAAAATGGGCGCGCCCGCGCCCGCATGCCGCGCACCCTCATTCTCGAGCCGACGCGTGAACTGGCCGCTCAGGTTTCCGAGAATTTCGAAAAATATGGCAAGAACCACCGTCTTTCGATGGCGCTGATCATCGGCGGGGTTTCATTCGAAGACCAGAACAAGAAACTCGACCGCGGCGTGGACGTGTTGATCGCGACCCCGGGGCGGCTGCTCGACCAGTTCGACCGCGGCAAGATCTTGCTGACCGGCGTCGAAATTCTCGTCATCGACGAAGCCGACCGCATGCTGGACATGGGCTTTATCGACGATATCGAGAAAATCTGTTCGCGCCTGCCGCCCCGTCGCCAGACCATGCTGTTCTCTGCGACCATGGACCCGCAGATCGAGCGCCTGACGAAGCGGTTCCTCAAGGATCCCGTACATGTCCAGGTGTCCCGCACCGCCTCGACGGCCGAAACCATCGACCAGAAGCTGGTCAAGGTTTCCTCCAAGCCCGACGAGAAGCGCGCCGCCCTCAGAGCGCGGATCGATGCATCGGAAGGCCTGACCAACGCGATCATCTTCTGCAATCGCAAGCGCGACGTGGCGACGCTTGCCCGCTCCCTTCAGCGCCATGGCTATTCCGCCGGGTCGCTGCATGGCGACATGGATCAGAAGAGCCGCATGGAGACACTGGACGCTTTCAAGACCAACAAGCTGACGCTACTCGTCGCGAGCGACGTTGCCGCGCGCGGGCTCGATATTCCGGCCGTGAGCCATGTGTTCAATTTCGACGTGCCCGTGCATGCCGAAGACTATGTGCATCGCATTGGCCGGACAGGTCGAGCCGGCCGCAAGGGCGTCGCCTATACATTCGTGGCGCCTGCCGACGGCAAGCACCTCGATGCGATCCTGAACCTCATCCAGAAGCCCATCGAATGGCTCGATGTCGGCAAGACCGCCGCTGTGGACGAAGATGACGCGGCCGACGAAAAGCCGAGTGTGAAGCGCCCGACAAGACGCACGCGCGGCTCGAAACCCAAGCCCGATGTCGAGACCGAGAACGTTGCAGCGGCTGCGGAACCGGCCGAGAAAAGCCAATCGCGGCAGAGGCCGGAGCAGGACAAGCCGAAGTCCGACAATCGTCGTCGTGCAAAGCGGCGCGAAGACGAGATCGAGGACGCGCCGGGCGATGGCCCCTTCGGTTCAGCAGGGCCGGTTCCCGCGTTTCTTCTTCGTCCAACCCGGCTTTCCTAA
- the parE gene encoding DNA topoisomerase IV subunit B → MSDLFGSAAPQPEPEKREDKAKPASRSASATPEAYGAADIEILEGLEPVRRRPGMYIGGTDINAYHHLFAEVIDNSMDEAIAGHATRIEVHLGADGYITVTDNGRGIPVEKHPKFPNRSTLEIVHTVLHAGGKFDSKAYETSGGLHGVGVSVVNALSDDMIVEVARDQQLHRIIFSRGKVVQDVENVGRVQNRRGTSTRFHPDPEIFGPTAHFSAGRIFRMTRAKAYLFGGVELRWSCDESLASDEVPAKAVFHYPDGLKDFMSARIDGETRITDEIFSGKSGRPGSHGSVEWAIAWTLGDGGTQSYCNTVPTPDGGTHEAGMRLALLRGLKNYAELTKHKGAANLTAEDVLTSCSVMLSVFVREPEFVGQTKDKLASGEATRIVDNALRDAFDHWLAASPNQAGKLLDWAVERAEERLRRRKEKEIDRASATRKLRLPGKLADCTQNAAQGAELFIVEGDSAGGSAKQARSRANQAVLPLRGKILNVAGASRDKLAANQLIADLIQALGCGTRDRYSEDDLRYDKIIIMTDADVDGAHIASLLITFFFQEMPRLIEGGHLYLALPPLYRISQGGKTLYARDDAHKTELMASEFTGKGKVDITRFKGLGEMPFAHLRETTMSPKTRTLLQVKVLDDREATKLTVDRLMGTKPEARFDFIQENAAFVTDLDI, encoded by the coding sequence ATGTCTGATCTCTTCGGTAGCGCCGCGCCTCAGCCAGAACCGGAAAAGCGCGAGGACAAGGCCAAGCCTGCCTCGCGTTCGGCGTCGGCCACCCCGGAAGCCTATGGCGCAGCCGATATCGAAATCCTCGAAGGACTGGAGCCGGTTCGGCGACGTCCTGGCATGTATATCGGCGGCACCGACATCAATGCCTATCATCACCTCTTTGCCGAGGTGATCGACAATTCCATGGACGAGGCCATTGCCGGCCACGCCACGCGCATCGAGGTGCATCTGGGTGCGGACGGATACATCACGGTTACCGATAATGGCCGTGGCATTCCCGTCGAAAAGCACCCCAAGTTTCCCAATCGCTCGACGCTCGAGATCGTGCATACCGTGCTCCATGCCGGTGGCAAGTTCGACTCCAAGGCCTATGAAACCTCTGGCGGCCTGCACGGGGTGGGCGTGTCAGTGGTCAATGCCCTTTCTGACGACATGATCGTGGAAGTGGCGCGCGACCAGCAATTGCATCGCATCATCTTTTCGCGCGGCAAGGTGGTGCAGGACGTCGAGAATGTCGGTCGGGTCCAGAACCGCCGTGGCACCTCGACCCGCTTTCATCCCGATCCGGAAATCTTCGGGCCAACGGCGCATTTCTCCGCCGGGCGCATTTTCCGGATGACGCGGGCAAAAGCCTATCTGTTCGGCGGGGTGGAACTACGCTGGAGCTGTGACGAAAGTCTGGCCAGCGACGAGGTTCCGGCCAAGGCGGTGTTTCACTATCCGGACGGGCTCAAGGACTTCATGTCCGCCCGAATCGACGGCGAAACCCGGATCACGGACGAAATCTTTTCCGGCAAGAGCGGGCGACCCGGCAGCCATGGTTCGGTGGAATGGGCCATTGCCTGGACACTGGGCGACGGCGGCACGCAATCTTATTGCAATACCGTTCCGACGCCCGATGGCGGCACTCATGAAGCGGGCATGCGGCTGGCATTGCTGCGCGGGCTGAAGAATTACGCCGAGCTGACCAAGCACAAGGGCGCCGCCAACCTTACGGCCGAAGACGTGCTGACCTCCTGTTCGGTGATGCTTTCGGTCTTCGTGCGTGAACCGGAGTTTGTCGGCCAGACCAAGGACAAGCTGGCCTCGGGCGAAGCGACCCGGATCGTGGATAATGCGCTGCGCGATGCGTTCGACCACTGGCTGGCGGCCTCGCCCAACCAGGCTGGAAAGCTGCTCGACTGGGCAGTGGAGCGCGCCGAGGAGCGCCTGCGCCGCCGCAAGGAAAAGGAAATCGACCGGGCCAGCGCCACGCGCAAGCTGCGGCTGCCGGGCAAGCTCGCAGATTGTACGCAGAACGCAGCCCAAGGCGCCGAACTCTTCATCGTCGAGGGCGACTCAGCCGGCGGTTCGGCCAAGCAGGCGCGCAGCCGCGCCAACCAGGCGGTGCTGCCGCTGCGGGGCAAGATCCTCAACGTCGCCGGCGCGAGCCGCGACAAGCTGGCAGCCAACCAGCTTATTGCCGACCTGATCCAGGCGCTCGGTTGCGGGACTCGTGACCGTTATTCCGAAGATGATCTGCGCTATGACAAGATCATCATCATGACCGACGCCGACGTGGACGGCGCCCATATCGCATCGCTGCTGATAACGTTCTTTTTCCAGGAAATGCCGCGGCTGATCGAAGGCGGTCACCTCTACCTCGCCCTGCCCCCGCTTTACCGGATCAGCCAAGGCGGCAAGACGCTCTATGCCCGTGACGACGCACACAAGACCGAGTTGATGGCGAGCGAATTCACCGGCAAGGGCAAGGTGGACATCACGCGCTTCAAGGGCCTCGGCGAAATGCCCTTCGCCCACCTGCGCGAAACCACGATGTCTCCAAAGACACGCACGCTGCTTCAGGTGAAGGTGCTCGACGATCGGGAGGCGACCAAATTGACCGTGGACCGGCTTATGGGCACCAAGCCGGAGGCCCGCTTCGACTTCATCCAGGAAAACGCAGCCTTCGTCACCGATCTCGATATCTAA
- a CDS encoding HesB/IscA family protein, whose protein sequence is MPFKIMSLTDAAAERITEIIEDSDKPVIGLRVGIKNAGCAGVSYTMDYVDAPIAGDDHVEDRGVNVWVDPKATMYLLGTIMDFEASKMGSSFTFKNPNQTGACGCGESVTLAPADLKALAEARAGAV, encoded by the coding sequence ATGCCGTTCAAGATCATGTCGCTGACCGATGCCGCTGCCGAGCGCATCACCGAGATCATCGAAGATAGCGACAAGCCCGTTATCGGTCTGCGCGTCGGTATCAAGAATGCCGGCTGCGCTGGCGTTTCATACACCATGGACTATGTCGACGCGCCGATTGCTGGTGACGATCATGTCGAGGACAGGGGCGTCAACGTGTGGGTCGATCCCAAGGCGACGATGTATTTGCTCGGTACGATAATGGACTTCGAAGCCTCCAAAATGGGCTCGAGCTTCACCTTCAAGAATCCGAACCAGACTGGCGCTTGTGGCTGCGGCGAAAGCGTCACATTAGCCCCGGCCGACCTGAAGGCTCTGGCAGAAGCGCGAGCAGGGGCGGTTTAG
- the aroA gene encoding 3-phosphoshikimate 1-carboxyvinyltransferase has protein sequence MPNALPPAYAITPPNRPLTGRVSPPGSKSITNRALLLAALANGTSTLTGALKSKDTVLMARALRDMGVTIEEPDATSFRVTSSGRLGVPQKPLFLGNAGTATRFLTAAVATIDGTVVVDGDEDMRIRPIKPLVDALVSLGIDARSPTGCPPVTVHGNGRFGQGKVEIDASLSSQYVSALLMAAPFGQGPIEVALTGKEIGARGYVDLTLAAMRAFGAEVEARDDGSWVVQPTGYRATDFHIEPDASAATYLWGIAALTGGDIDLGVATDAFTQPDAAAQTIIAAYPNMPAIVDGSQMQDAVPTMAVVAAFNARPVRFVGIANLRVKETDRIRAVANELNRIRPGLAVEEGDDLVVHSDPLLASDSFNADSDIRIETYHDHRIAMSFALAGLLVPNVVILDPACTGKTYPDYWDMLSDLGVELTPTD, from the coding sequence ATGCCGAACGCTCTTCCTCCCGCCTATGCCATCACTCCGCCCAATCGCCCATTGACTGGGCGCGTTTCTCCGCCCGGCAGTAAGTCGATCACCAATCGCGCCTTGCTGCTGGCCGCGTTGGCGAACGGGACCAGCACGCTCACCGGGGCGCTGAAAAGCAAGGATACGGTGCTGATGGCGCGCGCCTTGCGCGACATGGGGGTCACGATCGAGGAGCCGGACGCCACCAGTTTCCGCGTGACCAGTTCCGGGCGTCTTGGCGTGCCGCAGAAGCCCCTTTTTCTCGGCAATGCCGGCACCGCCACGCGCTTCCTTACGGCCGCTGTTGCAACCATCGACGGCACGGTCGTCGTCGACGGCGACGAGGATATGCGCATTCGACCCATCAAGCCGCTTGTCGATGCCCTTGTGTCGCTTGGCATTGATGCAAGAAGCCCGACCGGGTGCCCGCCGGTCACCGTCCACGGCAATGGGCGCTTTGGACAGGGTAAGGTGGAAATCGACGCCTCTTTGTCCAGCCAATATGTTTCCGCTCTGCTCATGGCCGCGCCCTTCGGGCAGGGCCCGATTGAGGTCGCCCTGACGGGCAAGGAGATCGGCGCCCGCGGCTATGTCGACCTGACGCTGGCCGCCATGCGCGCCTTCGGCGCCGAAGTGGAAGCCCGCGACGATGGTTCCTGGGTGGTGCAGCCGACTGGCTATCGAGCGACCGATTTCCACATCGAGCCGGACGCCTCCGCCGCAACCTACCTTTGGGGCATCGCGGCGCTGACCGGCGGGGATATCGATCTCGGGGTTGCAACTGATGCCTTCACCCAGCCGGACGCGGCGGCACAGACGATTATCGCCGCGTACCCGAACATGCCGGCGATTGTCGACGGTTCGCAGATGCAGGATGCCGTGCCGACCATGGCCGTCGTTGCTGCCTTCAACGCTCGGCCGGTTCGTTTTGTAGGTATCGCCAATCTGCGTGTGAAGGAAACCGACCGTATTCGCGCCGTGGCCAACGAACTCAACCGCATTCGCCCCGGACTGGCGGTGGAGGAGGGGGACGACCTCGTCGTGCACTCCGATCCCCTGCTGGCTTCAGATTCCTTTAATGCCGATTCCGACATCAGGATCGAAACGTATCACGATCACCGCATTGCCATGAGCTTTGCGCTCGCAGGGTTGCTGGTCCCAAATGTCGTGATTCTGGATCCCGCCTGCACGGGCAAGACCTATCCGGACTATTGGGACATGCTGTCTGACCTCGGCGTGGAACTCACCCCGACCGACTGA
- a CDS encoding SUF system Fe-S cluster assembly protein yields the protein MTEEAIDTRIVPTMSDTLPEGEVERITTDLIGALKTVYDPEIPVDIYELGLIYRVDLDDNRNLTIDMTLTAPGCPVAGEMPGWVENAARSVEGIQDVTVNMVFDPPWDATRMSEEAQVALNWW from the coding sequence ATGACCGAAGAAGCAATCGATACGCGCATCGTTCCGACGATGTCAGACACCCTGCCGGAAGGCGAAGTGGAGCGGATCACCACCGATCTGATCGGGGCGCTCAAGACTGTCTATGACCCCGAAATTCCGGTCGACATCTACGAGCTGGGCCTCATTTACCGGGTCGACCTGGATGACAACCGAAATCTGACCATCGACATGACCCTGACCGCGCCGGGTTGCCCTGTCGCTGGGGAAATGCCCGGCTGGGTGGAGAACGCGGCGCGCAGCGTCGAGGGCATCCAGGATGTGACGGTGAACATGGTTTTTGATCCGCCTTGGGATGCTACACGCATGAGCGAAGAGGCTCAAGTCGCGTTGAACTGGTGGTAA
- a CDS encoding AzlD domain-containing protein yields MHTSPEALMAIIGMALATIAIKAGGLLLADRLPRYGFAAAWLRHIPGAVLAALVAPALVTGSMAEVFAAAATGLVFVLSRNLFASMATGVLTVYLMRIWLG; encoded by the coding sequence ATGCACACGTCTCCTGAAGCTTTGATGGCCATCATCGGCATGGCCCTGGCGACCATCGCCATCAAGGCCGGCGGATTGCTGCTCGCCGATCGCCTGCCCCGCTACGGCTTCGCTGCCGCCTGGCTCCGGCACATTCCGGGCGCCGTGCTGGCGGCGCTGGTGGCTCCGGCATTGGTAACCGGCAGCATGGCCGAAGTGTTTGCCGCCGCTGCCACCGGCCTTGTCTTCGTCCTATCGAGAAATCTCTTCGCCTCGATGGCGACGGGGGTGCTGACCGTCTATCTGATGCGGATCTGGCTCGGGTGA
- a CDS encoding ABC-F family ATP-binding cassette domain-containing protein, producing MISLRNAGHRAGDLLFSNLNLVIAAGDHVGLVAPNGRGKSTLLRAMAGHVELSEGELTRSRGVTIGYVPQDIPADALAQTPAQFIASALDPVLLESESWRVDVVMEEFSIPLDLRERPLRAFSGGWQRMALLARAWVAQPDVLLMDEPTNHLDLGRIGALEQWLAYAARNMPVVIASHDRAFLDATTNRTLFLRPSEQVYLPLPYSAARAELDQIDAAAEAQRDRDLKQAQQLRKQAAKLTNIGINSGSDLLVVKSRQLRDRAEKIEAEVQDVHRDRTGLVRLGNSGAEARVMLAFENVPVTTPDDRLLFSIDKLHVFQGDRIVLLGRNGAGKSQFMRLLTEGLDGLVPAGLRISPQLVPGYLDQSLGWLPLDPSPLDYLLHRFDEGDRRTIALLAGAGFPPDRQSRPIRTLSLGQRARVALLALRLARPNFYLLDEPTNHLDIPGQEQLEADIREQGATTILVTHDRAFLRTIGTRYLLIDGRRLREVDDPEGFIASMTQGAD from the coding sequence ATGATCAGCCTTCGCAATGCCGGCCACCGCGCTGGTGACCTCCTGTTTTCCAATCTCAATCTCGTCATCGCTGCCGGCGATCATGTCGGTCTCGTGGCGCCCAATGGCCGAGGCAAGTCCACACTTTTGCGCGCCATGGCTGGGCATGTCGAGCTGAGCGAAGGCGAGCTTACGCGCTCGCGCGGCGTTACCATTGGCTATGTGCCACAGGACATACCTGCCGACGCCCTGGCCCAGACTCCTGCGCAGTTCATCGCCTCCGCCCTCGATCCGGTTCTGCTCGAGAGCGAGTCCTGGCGCGTCGACGTGGTCATGGAAGAGTTTTCCATTCCTTTAGACCTGCGCGAGAGGCCGCTGCGCGCCTTCAGTGGCGGCTGGCAGCGTATGGCGCTGTTGGCGCGGGCATGGGTTGCCCAGCCCGATGTCCTGCTCATGGACGAGCCGACCAACCATCTCGACCTCGGCCGCATCGGGGCGCTTGAGCAATGGCTGGCTTATGCTGCCCGCAATATGCCGGTCGTCATCGCCAGCCACGACAGGGCCTTTCTGGACGCAACCACCAATCGCACGCTTTTCCTGCGCCCGAGCGAGCAGGTCTATCTGCCGCTGCCCTATTCGGCCGCGCGCGCCGAATTGGACCAGATTGATGCAGCCGCGGAAGCGCAGCGCGACCGCGACCTCAAGCAGGCCCAGCAATTGCGCAAGCAGGCCGCCAAGCTCACCAATATCGGAATCAATTCGGGCAGCGATCTTCTGGTGGTCAAGTCCAGGCAATTGCGAGACCGGGCTGAAAAGATCGAGGCCGAGGTCCAGGACGTCCATCGCGACCGGACTGGCCTTGTCCGGCTGGGCAATTCCGGTGCCGAGGCTCGCGTCATGCTGGCGTTCGAAAATGTGCCGGTGACCACGCCCGACGATCGGCTGCTCTTTTCCATCGACAAGCTGCATGTCTTCCAGGGTGACCGTATCGTCCTCCTGGGGCGTAACGGGGCGGGCAAGTCCCAGTTCATGCGCCTTCTGACCGAAGGGCTGGATGGTCTCGTGCCAGCGGGCCTGCGCATCAGTCCGCAGCTCGTGCCCGGCTACCTTGACCAGTCCCTGGGCTGGCTGCCGCTCGATCCGTCACCGCTCGATTACCTGTTGCACCGCTTCGACGAGGGAGATCGGCGCACCATAGCCCTTCTGGCGGGCGCCGGCTTCCCACCGGATCGCCAGTCCCGCCCCATCCGGACGCTGTCCTTGGGGCAAAGGGCGCGCGTGGCTTTGCTCGCCTTGCGGCTTGCACGGCCCAATTTCTACCTGCTCGACGAGCCGACAAACCACCTCGATATTCCCGGCCAGGAGCAGCTGGAAGCCGATATCCGGGAGCAGGGGGCGACGACCATTCTCGTCACCCACGACCGGGCCTTTCTCAGGACCATCGGCACACGCTACCTGCTCATCGATGGCCGCAGGCTGAGGGAAGTCGACGACCCGGAAGGCTTCATTGCCTCTATGACGCAAGGCGCAGACTGA
- a CDS encoding DUF1206 domain-containing protein: MHNKFELLARWGYAARGIVYAILGSLALFGAGAEASTDGALSTVLSQPFGRILLGLVAIGLIGHVLWRLAQSILNADHVDNDIKGIVARIASFSSAIVNGILAMTAASLALGTGGSDSGSGGEQGAAAMLLGQPFGEFLVGLVGLVLICAGAVQAWRGISRKYQERIKLPAAHENLLHPICVVGLAARGLLLAITGGFFAYAAMTFDPDQAGGISAALDWVHALPFGVYLYAFAAGGLIAFGAYSVIQARYRILDAPDTGDIRRTASKIPGISA; encoded by the coding sequence ATGCACAACAAGTTCGAACTTCTGGCGCGCTGGGGCTATGCGGCCCGCGGCATTGTTTATGCCATTCTCGGCAGTCTCGCTCTCTTCGGGGCCGGTGCGGAGGCCTCGACTGACGGCGCCCTCTCGACGGTCCTCAGCCAGCCGTTCGGGCGCATTCTTCTCGGGCTGGTGGCGATCGGATTGATCGGTCATGTTCTATGGCGTCTCGCCCAGTCGATCCTGAACGCCGATCATGTGGACAATGACATCAAGGGCATTGTCGCGCGCATCGCCAGTTTTTCCAGCGCCATCGTCAACGGCATTCTCGCCATGACTGCGGCTAGCCTGGCGCTTGGCACAGGCGGATCGGATTCCGGCTCGGGCGGCGAACAGGGCGCTGCGGCCATGTTGCTTGGCCAGCCCTTCGGCGAATTTTTGGTGGGCCTTGTCGGGCTGGTGCTGATCTGTGCCGGTGCCGTACAGGCCTGGCGTGGAATTTCCCGAAAGTATCAGGAGCGCATCAAGCTGCCGGCGGCTCATGAAAACCTGCTGCATCCGATCTGCGTCGTCGGGCTGGCGGCGCGCGGCTTGCTCCTCGCCATCACAGGCGGCTTCTTCGCCTATGCGGCCATGACCTTTGATCCCGATCAGGCCGGTGGCATTTCGGCCGCCCTTGATTGGGTCCATGCGCTGCCCTTCGGCGTCTATCTTTACGCGTTTGCAGCCGGTGGCCTCATCGCCTTCGGTGCCTATAGCGTCATCCAGGCGCGATACCGCATTCTCGACGCACCCGACACCGGCGATATTCGCCGCACCGCCTCGAAAATTCCCGGTATTTCGGCTTAG